DNA sequence from the Candidatus Methylacidithermus pantelleriae genome:
GCCCCCTCCCCCTGAATCACTACCCAATCTCCGACGCTGAGAACCTCCCCAGGGTCCCGCAATGCAAAAAGAGTCTCCACCTTACCGATCGCAGGAAGCACCGTATCATCCACCCTCACGAGCCGACCCACAAACACCTTCTCAGACACACCCTCCTTCTTGGTTTTGGGCACAGCTCGCACCTCCAAGTCCTTCGGCAACTCGCTAGCTACCTTTGGATCTACAAAGGCCGTCGCCCAAGCGCTGCCCTTCATAGACTTTGGTTCGACTTGAGGTTCTTCCGAAGCCAACCGATAGATTTGAGCTTCAAAGGAAACCTTCGGGGTCACAGTACCCTTGCGCACGGGACAAAACTGCAACGAAAACGTTCGAACGACCTCCAGAGGCACTCGAAGCCCTTTCTGGGGATCCCACTGAGCAAGCTCGGTTAGATGGACTGCCCCTCCCAAACTCCCTGGACCTTCCCTCAGTCCTAAAGGTTCCCCCTGTGTGGGCTCTAAGCTCACTTGCCCTATGATCCCTGCCCAAAGGAGCAACATGGCAGTCCCCCTTGCCCAACCTCGTGCCCGACAGCCACATCCGCTCATTGTTTGTTGAGGTGA
Encoded proteins:
- a CDS encoding efflux RND transporter periplasmic adaptor subunit; the protein is MLLLWAGIIGQVSLEPTQGEPLGLREGPGSLGGAVHLTELAQWDPQKGLRVPLEVVRTFSLQFCPVRKGTVTPKVSFEAQIYRLASEEPQVEPKSMKGSAWATAFVDPKVASELPKDLEVRAVPKTKKEGVSEKVFVGRLVRVDDTVLPAIGKVETLFALRDPGEVLSVGDWVVIQGEGAERWSGLVIPRGALLRTTQGPFVYVQRGDYLQRVAVTPVCEDPQAVGIKGEVKEGEAVVCHGAESLWLLELSLKQSNSKGREFPSRVV